In Deltaproteobacteria bacterium, the genomic window GCGTTTCGCAACCGAGGCGTCATGTGTTGATTACCTCGTGGCCCTTCGTTGGCCCAATGGATTCGTTTGCCCTGCTTGCGGCCATGGAGAAGCCCGCCAAACCAGTCGTGGGCTTCTTGAGTGCCGTAAATGCCGCCGACA contains:
- a CDS encoding transposase; translated protein: MEDYPTNLAEFRVRFATEASCVDYLVALRWPNGFVCPACGHGEARQTSRGLLECRKCRR